The Tistrella mobilis genome window below encodes:
- a CDS encoding sigma-54-dependent transcriptional regulator, translating to MVADESASEVLIIEDDALLARLYAEQLRGAGIPAVAVGTAAAAFERIAATPPALVLLDLSLPDANGLDILADLRRRGGCDVVVVTAHGSVNVAVEAMRAGAHDFLVKPFPPERLVVTVRNALALGTLTRLVDRIGEREAYCGMIGRSLVMQGIYRIIEGAAQSRASVFITGESGTGKELAAEALHARSPRARGPFVALNCAAIPRDLMESEIFGHVRGAFTGAHTDREGAATRAHGGTLFLDEVCEMDLALQSKLLRFLQTGAFQKVGSGVTERVDIRIVSATNRDPLVEVEAGRFREDLYYRLHVVPIHLPPLRQRGDDVRLIARHLLDDLAALEGKGFRRIDAAAEAALAAYRWPGNIRQLYNVLHGAVVLNDGEVLTLDMLPAQLREAEALSLRAATAGAPPPELDFEPVADGEIDDAGDLDSPSIYGAEGEIRPLWQVERLAIERAIDLCGGNVPRAAALLGISASTIYRKRQAWSEAPADH from the coding sequence ATGGTGGCGGACGAGAGCGCATCGGAAGTTCTGATCATCGAGGACGACGCCCTTCTGGCCCGCCTTTACGCGGAACAGCTCCGTGGCGCCGGCATTCCTGCCGTGGCCGTGGGGACGGCGGCAGCCGCATTCGAACGGATTGCGGCGACACCGCCGGCGCTGGTGCTGCTGGATCTCAGCCTGCCGGACGCCAACGGGCTCGATATTCTGGCCGATCTGCGCCGCCGGGGTGGCTGCGACGTGGTGGTGGTGACCGCCCATGGCTCGGTCAATGTTGCGGTCGAGGCGATGCGCGCCGGCGCCCACGACTTCCTGGTGAAGCCGTTCCCGCCCGAGCGCCTGGTGGTGACGGTGCGCAACGCGCTGGCGCTGGGCACGCTCACCCGGCTGGTGGACCGCATCGGCGAGCGCGAGGCCTATTGCGGCATGATCGGCCGGTCGCTGGTCATGCAGGGCATTTACCGCATCATCGAAGGGGCGGCACAGAGCCGCGCCTCGGTCTTCATCACCGGCGAAAGCGGCACCGGCAAGGAGCTGGCGGCCGAAGCGCTGCATGCCCGCAGCCCGCGCGCCCGCGGGCCTTTCGTCGCGCTCAACTGTGCCGCCATCCCCCGCGACCTGATGGAAAGCGAAATCTTCGGTCATGTCCGTGGCGCCTTCACCGGCGCCCATACCGACCGGGAAGGGGCTGCCACCCGCGCCCATGGCGGCACGCTGTTTCTGGACGAGGTCTGCGAGATGGATCTGGCGCTGCAGAGCAAGCTGCTGCGCTTCCTCCAGACCGGGGCTTTTCAGAAGGTCGGCTCGGGCGTGACCGAGCGGGTCGATATCCGCATCGTTTCCGCCACCAATCGCGACCCGCTGGTGGAGGTGGAGGCCGGACGCTTCCGCGAGGATCTCTACTACCGCCTGCACGTCGTGCCCATCCATCTGCCGCCGCTGCGCCAGCGCGGCGATGACGTGCGTCTGATCGCCCGCCATCTTCTGGACGATCTCGCGGCTCTTGAAGGCAAGGGATTCCGTCGCATCGATGCCGCCGCCGAAGCGGCGCTGGCGGCCTATCGCTGGCCGGGCAATATCCGCCAGCTCTATAACGTGCTTCACGGTGCGGTGGTACTGAACGACGGCGAGGTCCTGACTCTCGACATGCTGCCCGCCCAACTGCGCGAAGCCGAGGCGCTGTCGCTCAGGGCGGCCACGGCGGGTGCACCGCCGCCTGAACTCGATTTCGAACCGGTCGCTGATGGCGAGATCGACGACGCGGGCGATCTCGACTCCCCCAGCATCTATGGCGCGGAGGGCGAGATCCGGCCGCTCTGGCAGGTGGAGCGCCTGGCTATCGAACGCGCAATCGATCTCTGCGGCGGCAATGTGCCGCGTGCCGCCGCCCTGCTCGGCATCAGCGCCTCCACCATCTATCGCAAGCGTCAAGCCTGGTCCGAGGCGCCTGCGGATCACTGA
- a CDS encoding O-antigen ligase family protein: MIALILPLLMILGPGPTDVGASLIALLFLVHVVVTRDTVALQAWWFRLALVLWVFMLATAPFALASVSEAFGRGITFLRFPMLAAALGFWLLTEPKWRDRYMAVLLAIVLFSAAWALVEWYWATRVVQSYSHPLRLTGPFDDRKIGIFLTKTMFPCLGFALAWATAGSTRRLIPVGIGLLVVLLAIVMSGERSAFLLCGLGMLIFIFTVPIAGIRRFKRYAMLTALVGGVGVYLASPATFDRQITSTLDTLSRLSITSYGLLWQSGVEVGELSPVIGAGGKNFRDVCPEIRSSNIKFRGADYSNYLEFCSTHPHNTYVEMFAEHGVIGIVIFLLLLGAFVAAFRRQKVDPVAMGAGLGMLLTLWPIVPHGGFFNNWNGVVFWSLVGLMVSRVATRCATAAPAGRSHAG; the protein is encoded by the coding sequence ATGATTGCGCTGATCTTGCCCCTGTTGATGATCCTGGGGCCGGGGCCGACCGATGTGGGCGCCTCGTTGATTGCGCTTTTGTTCCTCGTCCATGTCGTCGTCACTCGGGACACGGTTGCGCTTCAGGCGTGGTGGTTCCGGCTGGCGCTCGTTCTTTGGGTGTTCATGCTGGCAACGGCGCCCTTCGCGCTGGCCAGCGTGTCCGAAGCCTTCGGGCGCGGGATCACCTTCCTCAGATTCCCGATGCTTGCCGCGGCACTCGGCTTCTGGCTGCTGACCGAGCCGAAATGGCGCGACCGCTATATGGCGGTTCTGCTGGCGATCGTTCTGTTCAGCGCAGCCTGGGCGCTGGTGGAATGGTACTGGGCGACCAGGGTCGTCCAGAGCTATTCGCATCCCCTGCGGCTGACTGGCCCGTTCGATGACCGCAAGATCGGCATCTTCCTGACCAAAACGATGTTCCCCTGCCTGGGCTTCGCCCTGGCCTGGGCAACGGCCGGATCCACGCGGCGGCTGATCCCGGTCGGCATCGGCCTGCTTGTGGTGCTGCTGGCGATCGTCATGTCGGGGGAACGCAGCGCCTTCCTGCTCTGTGGCCTCGGCATGCTGATCTTCATCTTCACCGTGCCGATCGCCGGCATCCGGCGGTTCAAGAGATATGCGATGCTGACGGCTCTTGTCGGCGGCGTCGGCGTGTATCTTGCCTCGCCAGCGACCTTCGACCGGCAGATCACCTCGACCCTGGATACCCTGTCGCGCCTGTCGATCACATCCTACGGCCTGCTGTGGCAATCCGGCGTAGAAGTCGGCGAGCTGTCACCGGTAATCGGGGCTGGTGGTAAGAATTTCCGGGATGTTTGCCCGGAGATCCGCTCTTCCAACATAAAATTCCGCGGTGCCGATTATTCGAACTACCTGGAATTCTGCTCCACTCATCCGCACAACACCTATGTTGAGATGTTTGCAGAGCATGGGGTGATCGGCATCGTAATCTTTCTGCTGCTGCTTGGCGCCTTTGTGGCGGCTTTCCGCAGACAGAAGGTCGATCCGGTGGCCATGGGCGCAGGGCTCGGCATGCTGCTCACGCTGTGGCCGATCGTGCCCCATGGCGGCTTCTTCAACAACTGGAACGGCGTCGTGTTCTGGTCCCTGGTCGGGCTGATGGTCAGCCGGGTGGCGACCCGGTGCGCGACGGCGGCGCCGGCCGGGCGATCCCACGCCGGCTGA